One genomic region from Rhizobiaceae bacterium encodes:
- a CDS encoding aminotransferase class IV, which produces MNYSIGAAFVDGSYISIDQAKLPIMDWGFLRSDATYDVAHVWRGRFFRLDDHIDRFERGIAKLRMSLPVSRKELRDILFRCVQLCGLQDAYVEMICTRGIPLPGSRDPRTCKNAFYAFAVPFISIADPEAQRRGISLRISNVVRIPSSSVDPTIKNYHWHDFTRGLFYAYDQGDDTVVLTDGDRHVLEGPGFNIFMVYAGEISTPSTGILEGITRKTVLELAMKSHHLVKERLVSIDELRSADEIFITSTAGGIIPITRLDGKIVGSGAPGSTTLDLKARYWDAHNNPEWNDPI; this is translated from the coding sequence TTGAACTATTCAATTGGTGCGGCCTTTGTCGATGGCAGTTACATTTCTATTGACCAGGCTAAATTGCCTATTATGGACTGGGGATTTCTGCGCTCGGACGCAACTTATGATGTTGCTCATGTATGGCGTGGTCGCTTCTTTCGTTTAGATGACCATATTGACCGATTCGAACGCGGCATCGCAAAACTCCGAATGTCTTTGCCAGTTTCAAGGAAGGAGCTGCGCGACATCTTATTTAGATGCGTTCAGTTGTGCGGATTGCAGGATGCGTATGTAGAAATGATCTGCACTAGGGGAATACCCCTCCCCGGCTCTCGTGATCCTCGGACGTGCAAGAACGCTTTTTACGCATTTGCGGTTCCATTCATAAGTATCGCCGATCCTGAAGCGCAAAGAAGAGGAATTTCTCTACGTATCAGTAATGTGGTTAGAATACCATCAAGCTCAGTGGATCCGACGATTAAGAACTACCACTGGCATGATTTCACAAGAGGGCTTTTTTATGCCTATGATCAAGGCGACGACACAGTAGTGCTTACCGATGGAGATCGTCATGTCCTAGAGGGACCTGGCTTCAATATATTTATGGTTTATGCTGGCGAGATATCAACCCCATCTACAGGTATACTTGAGGGCATCACTCGCAAAACAGTGCTGGAACTCGCTATGAAATCACATCATTTGGTGAAGGAGCGGCTGGTATCAATCGACGAGCTACGCTCGGCTGACGAGATCTTCATAACCAGTACTGCTGGTGGCATAATTCCTATAACCCGGCTTGACGGAAAAATTGTTGGCAGTGGAGCACCGGGCTCGACTACTCTTGATCTAAAAGCCCGCTATTGGGACGCACATAACAATCCAGAATGGAACGATCCGATCTGA
- a CDS encoding hydantoinase B/oxoprolinase family protein yields the protein MTPLQVRRTLDTSGGHPHPSEKAFFRDEINETVRQIILTNVRMPTHNRADMNVQIACVNIGEPKLLI from the coding sequence ATGACGCCGCTACAGGTGCGCCGCACGTTAGATACTTCAGGAGGGCATCCGCATCCCTCCGAGAAGGCTTTCTTTCGTGACGAGATTAACGAGACGGTACGGCAGATCATTCTCACGAATGTGCGCATGCCGACCCACAACCGGGCCGACATGAACGTGCAGATTGCCTGCGTCAACATCGGCGAACCCAAATTACTGATATGA
- a CDS encoding extracellular solute-binding protein: protein MGAGSIGRRALLSGVGLAVVSSLCGPAVAQQGATLNEGVWRSISAMSSLERTAKLVEGAAQEGDIVVYGVLGIDRAQILTEHFKKLYSNLNISFVRMTTAQIAQKLQAERDAGSISADIIIYDLILTDRLKEFLAPYEPVSWDDFDPRFRYGSAAEGWTGLVYEILPYAIAWRTDKVPLDKAPRSFQALIDGDWNGRVGSILNMEPIVDGFLQIYGDQEGMKWVEALGELNSVLYPSIGALSGALSSGEIDIAWNIGAYRAAPLKASGAPIDFEFENPTFATGLSVSIAKGSSHPYGAALFMEYLTDAKVLEVLDPLEPGRAFANRAGNYTNSIIDFANLHMQRPLTDEDMGKLSPIVERTFLRR from the coding sequence ATGGGTGCCGGATCGATTGGAAGACGTGCATTGCTGTCCGGCGTGGGGTTAGCGGTAGTATCATCCCTTTGTGGCCCAGCCGTTGCGCAGCAGGGTGCAACATTGAATGAGGGAGTTTGGCGTTCCATTTCCGCCATGTCGAGCCTTGAGCGCACTGCCAAGCTCGTAGAGGGCGCGGCACAAGAAGGCGACATCGTGGTCTATGGGGTCCTAGGTATCGACCGGGCGCAGATTCTAACGGAGCATTTCAAGAAGCTGTATTCCAACTTGAATATCTCGTTCGTACGGATGACGACGGCACAGATCGCGCAGAAGCTGCAGGCTGAGCGCGATGCGGGGAGCATAAGCGCAGATATTATCATTTATGATCTTATCCTCACCGATCGGTTGAAGGAATTTTTGGCACCGTACGAACCGGTGAGTTGGGACGACTTCGATCCCCGATTCCGCTATGGTAGCGCGGCCGAGGGTTGGACCGGCCTGGTGTATGAGATTCTTCCCTATGCGATCGCTTGGCGTACGGACAAGGTTCCGCTCGATAAGGCGCCTCGTAGCTTCCAAGCTCTGATCGACGGGGATTGGAATGGCCGCGTCGGGTCGATACTTAACATGGAACCCATCGTTGACGGTTTCCTCCAAATCTACGGCGACCAGGAGGGTATGAAATGGGTAGAGGCGCTCGGAGAGTTGAATAGCGTCCTATACCCCAGCATCGGCGCTCTGTCGGGTGCGCTGTCGTCGGGCGAGATCGATATAGCATGGAACATTGGTGCCTACCGCGCTGCGCCTCTAAAGGCTTCAGGCGCGCCAATTGACTTCGAGTTCGAGAATCCGACCTTCGCGACCGGTCTTTCGGTGAGCATCGCCAAGGGTTCTTCGCATCCCTACGGTGCCGCGTTGTTCATGGAGTACCTGACCGATGCGAAGGTGCTTGAAGTCTTGGACCCCTTGGAGCCGGGCCGGGCCTTCGCCAATCGTGCCGGGAACTATACCAATAGCATTATTGACTTTGCGAACCTGCATATGCAGAGACCGCTCACAGATGAGGATATGGGCAAGTTAAGCCCCATTGTGGAGAGGACTTTCCTGCGTAGGTGA
- a CDS encoding SDR family oxidoreductase, with amino-acid sequence MDLEIKERTALVLGAGGGLGSAIAEALAAEGASVAMIDISEESLAATGNVIQKAAGRAKAFPCDLREIDSFQTVVGKIQEWAGSIDILVNISGGPPPAPAGGQSPEVWREQFEKMVVSLIALTDLVLPDMRRRRWGRVITCTSSGVIAPIPNLGFSNALRLSLVGWSKTLAREVARDRITANIVVPGRIATARTHELDGAKAAREGKSIDTVMAESTHMIPIGRYGKPEEFASAVAFLASQRAAYITGSVLRIDGGLIASI; translated from the coding sequence ATGGATCTTGAGATCAAGGAGCGAACGGCTCTTGTTTTAGGTGCCGGGGGTGGACTTGGCAGTGCCATCGCTGAGGCACTCGCCGCAGAAGGTGCGTCCGTCGCTATGATAGACATAAGCGAAGAAAGCCTCGCCGCCACCGGGAACGTAATCCAGAAGGCCGCTGGACGTGCGAAGGCGTTCCCATGCGACCTTCGTGAGATCGATTCGTTTCAGACGGTCGTAGGAAAAATTCAGGAGTGGGCTGGCTCGATCGATATTCTGGTGAATATCTCTGGGGGGCCTCCGCCGGCGCCAGCAGGTGGTCAATCGCCAGAGGTCTGGCGTGAACAGTTCGAGAAGATGGTAGTGTCGCTCATTGCGCTTACTGACCTCGTGTTGCCCGACATGCGCCGTCGTCGCTGGGGCCGCGTCATAACCTGCACGTCGTCTGGCGTGATAGCGCCAATTCCAAATTTGGGGTTCTCAAACGCGTTGCGGCTCAGTTTGGTCGGATGGTCTAAAACACTGGCCCGTGAAGTAGCACGAGATCGAATTACGGCTAATATCGTCGTTCCAGGAAGGATCGCCACCGCCCGGACGCACGAACTTGATGGGGCCAAGGCCGCCCGCGAAGGCAAATCGATCGACACTGTCATGGCTGAAAGTACTCACATGATTCCGATTGGTCGATATGGCAAACCGGAAGAGTTTGCTAGTGCGGTCGCATTTCTTGCCAGCCAGCGGGCGGCTTACATCACTGGATCCGTTCTTCGGATTGATGGTGGTTTGATCGCAAGCATTTGA
- a CDS encoding fumarylacetoacetate hydrolase family protein, which translates to MKLATYFDNGPKLGLVDSSYIWDLRSLTSLYLFEKERLPNCREIAEALVPHDMAMFIRIHHQRTGYFRDMLEVAKQEEWSGLSQAVDSVRLLPPVLAPARLVGCGSSYRGYLVEMGYKPTEGRWPKDVKMSFLKHPSALVGHNETIFFPEDSKEWDYENELAIVIGKLCSDVSERDAANYIFGYSIFNDACVRDLPSWTNGLDSPHGKAGDFCGPCGPWIVPAEFLGKDPNNLDFTTHVDDELRQKSNTSDMLFPVERFVAAVSRHIRLGPGDIIITGSTKGNAHTTGKFLKVGQVVRCEMEQIGVLENMIGKKKWKSVLEPLPEIA; encoded by the coding sequence ATGAAGTTGGCTACGTACTTTGATAACGGTCCTAAGTTGGGCCTCGTTGACAGTAGTTATATTTGGGATCTGCGATCTCTGACTTCCTTGTATTTGTTCGAGAAGGAGCGTTTACCCAATTGTCGGGAGATTGCGGAGGCACTGGTTCCGCACGATATGGCGATGTTCATCCGGATTCACCACCAGCGCACAGGATACTTTCGCGATATGCTGGAAGTCGCCAAACAGGAAGAGTGGTCAGGGTTGTCGCAAGCCGTCGACTCCGTGAGATTGCTGCCGCCGGTGCTTGCACCGGCGCGGCTGGTCGGATGTGGGAGCTCCTATCGAGGATACTTGGTCGAGATGGGCTACAAGCCCACGGAAGGACGTTGGCCGAAAGACGTTAAGATGTCTTTCCTCAAGCATCCGAGCGCTTTAGTCGGCCACAACGAAACAATTTTCTTTCCTGAGGACAGCAAGGAATGGGACTACGAGAATGAACTTGCCATCGTGATTGGCAAGTTATGCTCTGATGTTTCCGAGCGCGACGCAGCCAACTATATCTTCGGATACAGCATCTTCAACGATGCGTGTGTGCGCGACCTGCCTTCATGGACGAACGGGCTGGATTCGCCACACGGAAAAGCAGGAGACTTTTGTGGTCCTTGTGGGCCTTGGATCGTGCCAGCGGAGTTTCTCGGCAAGGACCCGAACAATCTGGATTTCACAACGCATGTCGATGATGAACTTCGGCAGAAGAGCAATACCTCAGACATGCTGTTCCCGGTAGAGCGGTTTGTTGCCGCGGTTTCCCGCCACATCCGCCTCGGGCCTGGCGACATCATCATCACCGGCAGCACCAAGGGAAATGCGCATACAACTGGAAAATTCCTCAAGGTCGGGCAAGTCGTCCGATGCGAAATGGAGCAGATCGGAGTCCTCGAAAACATGATCGGAAAAAAGAAGTGGAAGTCCGTTCTGGAGCCACTTCCGGAGATCGCCTAG
- a CDS encoding transposase yields MLRTFVVLFGKRVGSFTDRAGEFIAGELDASPEMRLVAETLMKARASILEQIKCWTDASPLSPERRRWCGLFMTSPGIGVITALSVASAFDDALRFRRSSSAGACFGLTPRR; encoded by the coding sequence TTGCTGCGTACCTTCGTCGTCCTGTTCGGCAAACGCGTCGGCAGTTTCACCGACCGTGCCGGCGAGTTTATTGCAGGCGAACTCGACGCCTCGCCCGAGATGCGCTTGGTGGCCGAGACGCTGATGAAGGCGCGGGCCTCGATCCTGGAGCAGATCAAATGCTGGACCGACGCCTCTCCGCTGTCGCCAGAGCGACGCCGGTGGTGCGGGCTGTTCATGACCTCACCTGGCATCGGCGTGATTACGGCATTGTCGGTTGCCTCGGCGTTTGATGATGCCTTACGCTTCAGACGCTCATCGAGTGCGGGCGCTTGCTTTGGTCTCACACCTCGACGCTAA
- a CDS encoding transposase family protein, with protein sequence MLNHFELIEDDRESWRAAHPLPEVLLLAVCGTLAAGDDFDDIAD encoded by the coding sequence TTGCTGAACCATTTCGAGCTGATCGAGGACGATCGCGAGTCATGGCGGGCGGCACATCCGCTGCCGGAGGTGCTGCTGCTGGCGGTGTGCGGGACCCTCGCAGCCGGCGACGACTTCGACGACATTGCCGACTGA
- a CDS encoding ABC transporter ATP-binding protein, whose product MLEVKDVTMFFVTGSETVKAVDSVGLSVPKGSFLTLLGPSGCGKTTLLRCLAGLEHPSSGTIAIGDQIVYSAADGINISANRRNLGMVFQSYAIWPHMSVYDNVAFPLIIRKEERIKERTLAALSKVGLVGIANRNASRLSGGQQQRVALARATVAEPSLMLLDEPLSNLDASLRDQMRGEIRALQKELGITTICVTHDQNEALSMSDQVALMWNGRILELASPEQLYERPRTVSAAQFIGGANILSGHAFPRPNGASAIETEIGKVISSESATGAVHLFIRPEKIKPFIGDQDESAQQIFDCVVVNRRFIGGQVELDLLPAGAKPRSFLRAKCSSDISCNEGIRISVVVDPDDVHILVDENER is encoded by the coding sequence ATGCTTGAGGTCAAAGATGTAACGATGTTCTTTGTAACCGGCAGCGAAACGGTTAAGGCCGTTGATAGCGTCGGCCTTTCGGTCCCGAAAGGTTCATTTCTTACACTGCTTGGCCCCAGTGGATGCGGCAAAACTACCTTGTTGAGGTGCCTTGCCGGCCTTGAACATCCTTCGAGCGGCACCATCGCCATCGGCGATCAGATCGTTTACTCCGCCGCGGATGGTATTAACATCTCCGCTAACAGACGGAACCTAGGCATGGTGTTCCAATCCTATGCTATTTGGCCGCATATGAGCGTCTATGACAACGTCGCCTTTCCGCTAATTATCCGAAAGGAGGAACGAATTAAGGAACGTACCCTTGCCGCCTTGTCCAAGGTAGGTCTCGTAGGCATTGCCAACCGAAATGCTTCCCGGCTGAGCGGTGGTCAGCAGCAACGGGTGGCGCTCGCAAGGGCAACAGTCGCCGAGCCGAGCTTAATGTTGCTCGATGAGCCGCTTAGCAACCTCGATGCTTCTTTGCGAGACCAGATGCGTGGTGAAATCCGAGCCCTCCAGAAAGAGTTGGGGATTACGACAATTTGCGTGACCCACGATCAGAACGAAGCACTGTCGATGTCCGATCAGGTCGCCCTGATGTGGAACGGAAGGATTTTGGAATTGGCGTCTCCGGAGCAGCTGTATGAACGGCCGCGAACTGTGTCGGCCGCTCAGTTCATTGGCGGTGCGAATATTCTATCTGGTCATGCATTTCCGCGTCCCAACGGCGCAAGCGCTATTGAGACTGAGATCGGAAAGGTCATTTCGTCCGAGTCGGCGACAGGTGCCGTACATTTGTTTATTCGCCCTGAGAAGATAAAGCCGTTCATTGGAGACCAGGACGAATCGGCACAACAGATATTCGATTGTGTAGTTGTTAACCGCAGGTTCATCGGCGGACAGGTGGAACTGGACCTTTTGCCAGCCGGCGCCAAACCTCGTTCATTCCTCCGGGCAAAATGCAGTTCTGACATCAGTTGCAACGAAGGCATCCGCATTTCCGTCGTTGTAGATCCTGACGACGTGCACATCCTTGTGGACGAGAACGAGCGATAA
- the tnpB gene encoding IS66 family insertion sequence element accessory protein TnpB (TnpB, as the term is used for proteins encoded by IS66 family insertion elements, is considered an accessory protein, since TnpC, encoded by a neighboring gene, is a DDE family transposase.), which translates to MIPVPSGVRVWLATGYTDMRRGFPGLSLQVQEVLRGDPLSGHLFCFRGRRGNLLKVIWHDGQGACLFTKRLERGRFIWPSPADGAVMISTAQLGYLLSGIDWRNPQKTWRPTRVG; encoded by the coding sequence ATGATCCCGGTTCCCAGCGGCGTGCGCGTGTGGCTTGCGACGGGCTACACGGACATGCGCCGCGGCTTTCCTGGGCTGTCGCTGCAGGTGCAGGAAGTGCTCCGCGGTGATCCGCTGAGCGGGCACCTGTTCTGCTTTCGGGGTCGCAGAGGCAATCTTTTGAAAGTGATCTGGCACGACGGCCAGGGTGCCTGCCTGTTCACGAAACGGCTGGAGCGCGGGCGGTTCATCTGGCCGAGCCCGGCCGATGGCGCGGTTATGATCTCGACGGCGCAGCTCGGCTATCTCCTGTCCGGGATCGATTGGCGCAACCCGCAGAAAACATGGCGGCCGACGCGGGTTGGCTAG
- a CDS encoding iron ABC transporter permease, producing MAFGVKLGNAKSNWQPNAASRRKTGAGLTSKRLFLGVALAGVIVLIGPPVVGLIFGSVVKYSASTGVVSSGDALIAAYTDGKYYHSLYNSVLLATITATLVTLLGGVIAWLVERTDAPLRRFSQLFALIPILVPSVLFVTGWIMLLGPNNGMLNAVFTEYFGFDRDPFDIYSFSGMVWVSVLQELPLAFLWLRPAFHAMNPELEEAALVAGANGTIVARKITVPLLIPAISAGWLIFFILSLGSLMVPLLIGLPGRMFFFSTEIYLTIYRYPPDLNLANALSLIYLVVSIVGMFVYHRATADSKKFITVTGKAFRPRITRIGKLRWPLAILIGTVLSLGTGLPMLVFLWNAFMQFPQVPSIQSLQYLTLDNFSAALNYGPAVRALTNSVLLGSLAGVITTMIGMLISWIILRFDRPRWLLIILDQMATLPVAMPGLIVGVSFMWVYLFVPFPIYGTLWILLLAYITLFLPYAVRICSAGLSQLHRELEEAAFVSGARWTSVFFRIVVKIMMPSLLSSAIFIALRAFREYSASIFLVTAGTEVFSVIVLDMWEGGNFGLLSAYVTMVVALLGGIAFLLMVLFSRLDRQVLYKI from the coding sequence ATGGCATTCGGTGTAAAACTTGGGAACGCAAAGTCGAACTGGCAACCCAACGCGGCGTCCCGCCGAAAAACTGGCGCCGGCCTAACCTCCAAGCGATTATTTCTCGGGGTCGCTCTTGCCGGCGTGATCGTGTTGATCGGTCCGCCGGTTGTCGGGCTGATATTCGGAAGTGTCGTCAAATACAGCGCTAGTACCGGTGTCGTCTCGTCTGGCGACGCACTGATAGCGGCCTATACGGACGGGAAATATTATCATTCTTTGTATAATTCTGTACTTCTGGCCACGATTACCGCAACCCTCGTCACTTTGCTCGGCGGCGTAATCGCTTGGCTCGTTGAGCGAACAGATGCTCCACTTCGCCGCTTTTCTCAGCTTTTCGCGCTCATTCCCATACTCGTCCCTTCCGTGCTGTTCGTCACGGGTTGGATTATGCTGCTCGGGCCAAATAACGGCATGCTCAACGCGGTGTTCACAGAGTACTTCGGCTTTGATCGTGACCCATTCGACATTTATTCGTTTAGTGGAATGGTTTGGGTGAGCGTCCTGCAGGAACTACCGCTGGCCTTCCTATGGCTCAGGCCCGCCTTTCACGCGATGAACCCGGAACTGGAGGAAGCTGCTTTAGTAGCTGGTGCGAACGGTACGATCGTGGCTCGCAAAATTACAGTACCGCTGCTCATTCCCGCGATTTCCGCTGGCTGGCTGATCTTCTTCATCCTCTCGCTGGGATCTCTGATGGTCCCGCTCCTGATAGGCTTGCCGGGGAGGATGTTCTTCTTCTCGACTGAAATCTACCTGACGATTTATCGCTACCCGCCCGACCTCAACCTTGCTAACGCCTTGAGTTTGATCTATCTGGTAGTAAGTATCGTCGGTATGTTTGTCTACCACCGGGCGACCGCGGACTCTAAGAAGTTTATCACTGTGACTGGTAAGGCCTTTCGGCCCCGGATAACCCGGATCGGCAAACTCCGGTGGCCCCTTGCCATTTTGATTGGCACTGTTCTGAGCTTGGGCACGGGACTCCCCATGTTGGTGTTCCTTTGGAACGCCTTCATGCAGTTTCCGCAAGTACCTTCAATCCAGAGTCTACAGTATCTTACGCTTGACAATTTCTCGGCGGCGCTGAACTACGGACCGGCAGTGCGTGCGCTCACAAATAGCGTGTTGTTGGGATCGCTAGCGGGCGTGATCACTACCATGATTGGGATGCTCATATCTTGGATCATCCTTCGCTTCGATCGCCCGCGGTGGCTACTGATCATTCTTGATCAGATGGCGACGCTGCCTGTGGCGATGCCAGGTCTCATCGTCGGCGTCAGCTTCATGTGGGTATATTTGTTCGTGCCGTTTCCCATCTACGGTACATTGTGGATCCTGCTGCTGGCCTACATAACACTGTTTTTGCCGTACGCGGTCCGTATTTGCTCCGCAGGACTTAGCCAGTTGCACCGCGAACTCGAGGAAGCTGCGTTCGTGAGCGGGGCGCGCTGGACCTCCGTTTTTTTTCGAATCGTAGTAAAGATCATGATGCCGAGCTTGTTAAGCTCGGCAATATTCATCGCACTGAGGGCATTTCGGGAATATTCGGCGTCTATATTTTTGGTAACAGCAGGTACCGAGGTGTTTTCCGTTATTGTTCTTGACATGTGGGAAGGTGGAAACTTCGGCCTTCTCTCGGCCTACGTGACGATGGTCGTAGCGCTTCTAGGTGGCATCGCCTTCCTTTTGATGGTTTTGTTTTCGCGGTTGGATCGGCAAGTACTCTATAAGATTTGA
- a CDS encoding NAD(P)-binding domain-containing protein, whose product MITILKAAPGLDSHNNIKQALGEGYEVLEYDPSRSLQEQGRHAAVFLLRDVPVSADILDACRNLKLLQRLGHHLVGVDIKAARQRGIRVAAIPARVSGGDRMVAEHALFLIMAVAKRARENLKHVQDRMLGKVEAVSLAGKTLGLIGLGNTGTELARLVAGLGMKVMTVKRTIDRRAEKDLGLSFMGDFSSMDHVLSQSDFVSLHLPLEANTVGMIGQRELGMMKRSAYLINISRASIVDKAALTEALETGRIAGAGLDVFWEEPADPQDPLLKHPNVFLTPHNAGITKEVKAKLTEVAVGNIRRVLAGEAPEYEVTNAPTDGGKQGEIDA is encoded by the coding sequence ATGATTACGATCTTGAAAGCTGCGCCTGGATTGGACTCCCACAATAACATAAAACAGGCTCTCGGTGAAGGGTACGAGGTTCTTGAGTATGATCCGAGCCGTAGTCTCCAGGAGCAGGGCCGGCATGCCGCGGTGTTTCTTCTTCGGGACGTGCCCGTGTCTGCGGATATCCTAGATGCTTGCCGTAATCTCAAATTGCTGCAGCGTCTCGGTCATCATCTCGTAGGTGTGGATATCAAGGCGGCACGTCAGCGGGGGATTCGCGTAGCGGCGATACCGGCGCGGGTTTCGGGGGGAGATCGGATGGTCGCAGAGCATGCATTGTTTCTAATAATGGCGGTTGCCAAGCGCGCGCGAGAGAATCTGAAACACGTCCAGGACAGGATGCTCGGAAAGGTCGAAGCAGTATCCCTAGCGGGAAAGACATTAGGCCTGATCGGGTTGGGTAATACTGGAACCGAGCTCGCGAGATTGGTCGCGGGCTTGGGCATGAAAGTCATGACCGTCAAACGGACCATCGACAGGCGCGCTGAAAAAGACCTTGGTTTGTCTTTCATGGGTGACTTTTCCAGTATGGATCATGTGTTGAGTCAGTCTGACTTCGTCTCTCTCCATTTACCGCTGGAAGCAAATACTGTCGGAATGATCGGTCAACGCGAGTTGGGTATGATGAAAAGATCCGCGTATCTTATTAATATCTCTCGCGCTTCTATCGTCGATAAAGCAGCCCTGACGGAGGCCTTGGAAACAGGCAGAATTGCCGGGGCAGGGCTCGACGTGTTTTGGGAAGAGCCTGCGGACCCGCAAGACCCGCTTCTCAAGCATCCGAATGTTTTCCTCACGCCTCACAACGCGGGGATTACGAAAGAGGTGAAGGCGAAACTGACGGAGGTGGCAGTCGGCAACATTCGTCGCGTCCTTGCCGGCGAAGCGCCGGAATATGAGGTGACGAATGCACCCACTGACGGTGGTAAACAAGGCGAAATAGATGCTTGA
- a CDS encoding LysR substrate-binding domain-containing protein — protein sequence MKHLPTINQLKAFVAAARLQSFTDAARDLSLTQAAISTRVRDLEIILGVKLFNRSPSLSLTEVGQIYLPIASDVVKRLEVGTLQAIGTQNKTLRVLVPQAIASLWLIPRLHKIRDRQKETEVAIITFFSGQETISVDDFLSHNGSVAIVNAPIESNFEGLHAEFLAEDYALPICSPTLVKDKAACLADLTLHPLIHNERWPNAWREWLEASGIGKIEAVEELWLSHSGLTVQAALNSFGWAIAHGPLVADDIESGRLVAPFDFIQPVQFAYFAVYRHDTERREASRIFTTWVKEELKNGIDTLHKEYSESLYGPMTS from the coding sequence ATGAAACACCTTCCGACCATAAATCAGCTCAAAGCCTTCGTCGCCGCTGCCCGGCTACAAAGCTTTACCGATGCCGCGCGCGATTTGTCTCTCACCCAGGCTGCTATAAGCACGCGCGTTCGCGACTTAGAAATAATTCTCGGGGTAAAGTTGTTCAACCGCAGTCCCAGTCTTAGCTTAACTGAGGTCGGACAAATTTATCTTCCAATCGCCTCCGATGTTGTTAAACGCTTGGAGGTCGGAACGCTACAAGCGATTGGTACCCAAAATAAAACTTTGCGTGTATTGGTGCCTCAAGCTATCGCCAGCCTTTGGTTGATCCCCCGTCTTCATAAGATCCGGGACAGGCAGAAGGAGACTGAAGTTGCCATAATAACATTCTTCAGTGGACAAGAGACGATTAGTGTTGACGACTTTCTCTCTCATAACGGTAGCGTTGCTATCGTAAACGCCCCGATAGAGAGTAACTTTGAAGGACTGCATGCCGAGTTCCTCGCCGAGGACTATGCCCTACCAATCTGTAGTCCAACCCTCGTTAAGGACAAAGCTGCCTGTCTTGCTGATCTGACTTTGCATCCATTGATCCATAATGAAAGGTGGCCGAATGCTTGGCGTGAATGGCTGGAGGCCAGCGGAATTGGCAAGATCGAAGCTGTGGAAGAGTTATGGCTGAGTCATAGCGGCCTTACTGTTCAAGCAGCGCTGAACTCCTTTGGTTGGGCAATTGCCCATGGGCCGCTTGTAGCCGACGATATTGAAAGCGGGCGGTTGGTTGCACCGTTCGATTTCATTCAACCTGTGCAGTTCGCCTACTTTGCTGTCTACCGGCATGATACTGAGCGGAGGGAGGCATCACGGATTTTCACTACCTGGGTGAAGGAGGAACTCAAGAACGGGATTGATACTCTACACAAAGAATATAGCGAATCGCTATATGGCCCAATGACCTCATAA
- a CDS encoding transposase, translated as MDTTTTKNDFKLLEIVDTGRRRRFSAEAKRQIVEESFVSGDAVSAVARRHGLFPAQLFAWRRAAREGVFGIWNGGGADFIEARAVPAADIDSGHSTSHTTNGKGRLEIVSANGRRVIVEPDVEVAALLRIIGGLESLR; from the coding sequence ATGGACACCACTACGACCAAGAATGATTTCAAGCTTCTGGAGATCGTGGATACGGGCCGGCGTCGTCGGTTCAGTGCGGAGGCGAAGCGTCAGATTGTCGAGGAGAGTTTCGTGTCGGGAGACGCGGTTTCCGCGGTAGCTCGGCGTCACGGGCTTTTCCCGGCGCAGTTGTTCGCCTGGCGCCGGGCGGCGCGGGAAGGTGTATTCGGCATCTGGAACGGCGGTGGTGCAGACTTCATCGAAGCGCGTGCCGTGCCTGCCGCCGATATTGATTCCGGGCATTCGACTTCCCACACCACCAATGGAAAAGGTCGGCTTGAGATCGTGAGCGCGAACGGGCGGCGAGTGATCGTTGAGCCGGATGTTGAGGTTGCAGCGCTGCTGCGGATCATCGGGGGATTGGAGAGCCTGCGATGA